A part of Salvelinus alpinus chromosome 5, SLU_Salpinus.1, whole genome shotgun sequence genomic DNA contains:
- the LOC139576828 gene encoding neurofilament light polypeptide-like, with product MSSIAYDPYFPSSSHKRRVMLRSGGYGDSAGGMASRSVYSSHSAPLSYHGSSRLHYPTYSRSSSMLLSTPRSAAAAELDISQAVQVSTEFKAVRTQEKAQLQELNDRFASFIERVHELEQQNQVLDAELLILRQRHVEPSHLRSLYEHEIRQLRAAVEEARDEKQAAQNHRDQMEEVLQSLQGRYEEEVVSREEVEGQLMDARKGADEAALGRVELEKRTETLLDELAFLKRLHEGEIAELQTQVQYNAQVSVEMEVAKPDLSSALRDIRVQYEKLAHRNLQSAEEWFRSKVSVMTEGTSRNTDNIRNAKEDAGEYRRLIQTRNQEIEACRDRNQSLENQLQEVEEEQSAEIAALQESIGQLEDELRTTKNEMARYLKDYQDLLNVKMALDIEIAAYRKLLEGEENRFSAVGPGAMSSVYSQSLCVAPSRNRPMFSMQSSLSSGAPYLRMYSSSFSSADEIIAASQAQPAESSPQEEEEEEEGEEKGDEEAKEEDVEEEKKAEGDNGDMKEEAEEEAKENGDDGGDENQEGRDGEEDGANETEEGHDKGEEDESKKEVEVAEEKEKPKDKNI from the exons ATGAGTTCCATTGCTTACGACCCTTACTTTCCCTCCTCTTCCCACAAGAGGAGGGTGATGCTGCGCAGTGGAGGGTATGGAGACAGTGCAGGAGGGATGGCATCCAGGTCGGTgtattccagccactctgccCCCCTCTCATACCATGGGTCATCCCGGCTGCATTACCCAACATACAGCCGTAGCTCCTCCATGCTGCTGTCTACCCCCAGATCTGCTGCCGCTGCTGAACTCGACATCAGCCAGGCGGTGCAGGTGAGCACTGAGTTCAAGGCCGTGCGGACTCAGGAGAAAGCCCAGCTACAGGAGCTGAATGACCGCTTTGCCAGTTTCATTGAGCGCGTCCACGAGCTGGAACAGCAGAACCAGGTGCTGGATGCTGAACTGCTGATCCTCAGGCAGAGGCATGTGGAGCCCTCCCACCTCAGGTCCCTGTATGAGCACGAGATCCGCCAGCTCCGTGCTGCTGTGGAGGAGGCCCGCGATGAGAAACAGGCTGCCCAGAACCACAGGGACCAGATGGAGGAGGTGCTGCAGAGTCTGCAGGGACGTTATGAAGAGGAGGTAGTGAGCAGGGAAGAGGTGGAGGGGCAACTGATGGATGCCAGGAAAGGGGCGGATGAGGCTGCTTTGGGCCGTGTTGAGCTGGAGAAGAGGACGGAGACGCTGCTGGATGAGTTGGCCTTCCTGAAACGTCTCCATGAGGGGGAGATAGCTGAGCTGCAGACCCAGGTGCAGTACAATGCCCAGGTGTCCGTGGAGATGGAGGTGGCCAAGCCAGACCTGTCTTCAGCCCTCCGAGACATCCGTGTCCAGTATGAGAAACTGGCACATCGCAACCTCCAGTCAGCCGAGGAATGGTTCCGCAGCAAGGTGAGTGTGATGACAGAAGGCACCTCCCGCAACACAGACAACATTCGCAATGCCAAAGAAGATGCCGGGGAGTACCGCCGCCTGATCCAAACACGGAACCAGGAGATTGAAGCCTGCCGTGATAGGAACCAGTCCCTGGAGAATCAGttacaggaggtagaggaggaacaGAGTGCTGAGATCGCAGCCCTACAG GAATCAATTGGCCAGCTGGAGGACGAGTTGAGGACAACCAAGAATGAAATGGCTCGGTACCTGAAGGATTATCAAGACCTCTTGAACGTTAAGATGGCTCTGGACATCGAGATCGCAGCTTACAG GAAGCTGCTTGAAGGGGAGGAGAATCGCTTCAGTGCAGTAGGACCAGGGGCAATGTCCAGTGTCTATTCCCAAAGCCTGTGTGTTGCCCCATCCCGCAACCGCCCCATGTTTTCCATGCAGTCCAGCCTGAGCTCTGGTGCCCCCTACCTACGCATGTACAGCTCATCATTCTCCTCTGCAGATGAGATTATAGCTGCTAGTCAAGCACAGCCTGCTGAGTCAAGTCctcaggaagaagaggaggaggaggaaggagaggagaagggagacgAGGAAGCAAAGGAAGAGGATGTTGAAGAAGAGAAAAAAGCAGAAG GTGACAATGGAGATATGAAGGAAGAGGCAGAAGAGGAGGCTAAAGAAAATGGAGACGATGGAGGAGATGAAAACCAagaaggtagagatggagaggaggatggagccaATGAAACAGAAGAAGGGCATGATAAGGGAGAAGAGGATGAAAGCAAAAAGGAAGTAGAAGTGGCAGAGGAAAAAGAGAAGCCAAAGGACAAAAATATTTAA